One part of the Sciurus carolinensis chromosome 4, mSciCar1.2, whole genome shotgun sequence genome encodes these proteins:
- the LOC124983658 gene encoding C-type lectin domain-containing protein 141-like, translated as MKFLTLLALLGVFTILVSAENTTDSSDAATATTSEAADSTSDEATTVADTTDEATTTTTTTTTTTPATTTKQPNLFTRLVSALKDRLSG; from the exons ATGAAGTTTTTGACCCTCCTTGCATTGCTGGGAGTTTTTACTATCCTGGTCTCTGCTG agAATACAACAGATTCATCTGATGCTGCTACTG CTACCACCTCTGAGGCTGCTGACTCCACTTCGGATGAGGCCACCACAGTTGCTGATACCACGGATGaggccaccaccaccaccaccaccaccaccaccaccaccccagctACTACCACTAAGCAACCAA attTATTTACACGCCTTGTCAGTGCCCTCAAAGATCGTTTAAGTGGCTGA